In Zunongwangia sp. HGR-M22, the sequence TTTTAAAAGCAGGCGCTGAAGTTTTACCTTTTAGAAGTAACCTTCCCGAAATAAGTAAGTTTACCTTTACGGTAATCGATGAGTCTTTTTACGATAGAGCAATGGAGGCTAAAGAAAAGGAGGGAGGCCACATTGTTGTAGCTAAAGAAAACTATGCGCAGGGTTCTAGCCGTGAGCACGCTGCAATTGCTCCAAAATATTTAGGACAACATGCGGTTATTGCAAATAGTTACGCGCGTATCGCATGGCAAAATCTAGTTAATTTTGGTATTTTACCATTAGAATTTATAAATGCCGAAGATTACGATAAGATTGAACAGGGAGATACGGTAAGCTTTAAAAATCTTCGCGAAGATGTAGAAAAGCGAAATAATATTAAGGTAATTGTAAAAAAAGAAAGTGGCGAAAATAAAGAATTTGAAACTAAGCATACGCTAAGTGATCGCCAGATAAATATCCTTTTAAAAGGTGGAATTATAAATGAATTTAAAGAGCGTCTAGAAAAAGAGCAAGCTCAGGAGTGATTTAGGCATTTAATAAAACAAAAAAACCTTTCAATATTGAAAGGTTTTTTTGTTTTTCAATTTTTTAGTGCGTTTGCATTTGCCCTTTTTTCTTATCTAACTGTTTATCTAATTCTTTAACAGTTTGGGAAGCAGCAGCTTCAAAAGAATCTGAATTTGATTCTGCAAAAATTTGTGGTCCTGGTACGCTTACTTTTATATTACAGATATAACCTTTTGGATCCTCGGCGTGATTTCTTTTAAAGTGTACTTCTGCACGAGTAATAAAGTCATATTTTCTTTCAAGCTTCTCAAGCTTCTCATTTACAAAGTTTTGTAAACGTTCACTTTTGCTAAGAGCAACAAATTGGTAAATGGTTTCCATATTATCTTTTTTTGAATCACCTAAGAACGCTAATAATGCTAATTTAGACAAGTTTTTAAGTTGTATTTTGCACTTTTTTGTGAAAGATTTTATAATTAATAGGGTGTCACACTATAATTAGTTAATTAAAACCTTATGAACCCTTAAAATTATGGGGTAGAGCGATTAAAAACATAAAATTATCTTAAATTTAAAGCTTGTTGGTAGTTTGCAAATAAACTTTGGTGATTTTGGGAATCTCAGTTTTAATTTTTTCTCTTAAGCTTTGTAAAGTGTTTTCAGCGTCTAATAGCTCCAAATCGTCATACAGATCTACTTCCACAATTAATAAAATACTTTCAGGACCAAAATGCATGGTTTGCGGCAGTCCGATCTCTTTTACCCTAGGGTTGTTATTTAGGATATCTTCAACCTTTATCAAAATTTCAGGTTGGGCACTTTCACCTAATAAAAGACCTTTGCTTTCTTTAGCAAGAAAAGTAGCTACAATTAAAAGAATACAACCTATAATGATACTGGCGATACCATCGCAATAAGGATTGTTGAGCGTCTGACTTAGAAAAACACCTATCAAAGCAACAGCCAAACCAATAACCGCTGCCGTATCTTCTATAATAACAGCAAAAGTAGCAGCATCTTTACTTTGTGTAATTTTGGTAATTAAATTACCTGTTTTAGCGCCAGCTCTAGATTTATTAAAAGTTTTAAGTGCTAGAACCAGAGCAGTACCTTCAAATAAAAGTGCAGCAATAAGCACAGCATAATTCCATGTGGGATCTTCAGCGACTTCAGGAGCTTCAAGCGCATGAATTCCTTCATAAATGGCGAAACCGCCACCCAGAGCAAAGATGAGTATACTTACAACAAAACTCCAAAAATAGACTTCTTTTCCGTAACCAAATGGATGTTGTTTGGTAGGTTTACGTTTTGATCGCTTAATCCCTAGTAATAGCAGAAAACCATTGCCGGTGTCTACGAGCGAATGAATACCTTCAGCCATCATCGCTGAGCTTCCTGTAAAAAACGAAGCTGTAAATTTGCTTACAGCTATTAAAAAATTTGCGCCTATAGCGCCAAATATTGCAATGTTTGAATTTCCGGCCATAATTAGTTTAGTTAGATGCT encodes:
- the hpf gene encoding ribosome hibernation-promoting factor, HPF/YfiA family is translated as METIYQFVALSKSERLQNFVNEKLEKLERKYDFITRAEVHFKRNHAEDPKGYICNIKVSVPGPQIFAESNSDSFEAAASQTVKELDKQLDKKKGQMQTH
- a CDS encoding cation diffusion facilitator family transporter, giving the protein MAGNSNIAIFGAIGANFLIAVSKFTASFFTGSSAMMAEGIHSLVDTGNGFLLLLGIKRSKRKPTKQHPFGYGKEVYFWSFVVSILIFALGGGFAIYEGIHALEAPEVAEDPTWNYAVLIAALLFEGTALVLALKTFNKSRAGAKTGNLITKITQSKDAATFAVIIEDTAAVIGLAVALIGVFLSQTLNNPYCDGIASIIIGCILLIVATFLAKESKGLLLGESAQPEILIKVEDILNNNPRVKEIGLPQTMHFGPESILLIVEVDLYDDLELLDAENTLQSLREKIKTEIPKITKVYLQTTNKL